From the Cryptococcus neoformans var. neoformans JEC21 chromosome 6 sequence genome, the window GTTCCTCAGACCCACATGAAGCCCGTTGCCCGACAGACAGGCAGGCCTTCTGGCCAGCGTGAGGGTGCCTACAGGGCCCCCAGGGGTGACCGAGAGTacaggaggagggacgacggtgagaaggagggtggCGAGTACCGACCCGTACGTCTAAGCGTGACTATCTTTGACATTTCTTCATTTGCTGACTTCTGTGCAGCGATTCGGTGGTGTTGCTCGAGGTGCCCCCGCTTCTTAAGCGGTTTCTACCATCTCTGCGAGAATGATTGATTAAGAGGATGTTGGGATGAAGGGTGCAGCGCGGATGATTGCATGGCTAGACTTTTGTTGCACTATGCATTACCCGTTGCTCGCTTGATATCAGGCATTGAATCTTGCCCGTACCCAAAGGTTTATCGATGACGACCAAAGGGTAGCTGACATAAAGGATTGCTTTTTGAATCCGCGGTCTTTTTATGCAAATTGGGCGAGACAACGTCAAAAGGAAATCATTTATTTTTGACAGACCCTCAATACCCGCAGTAACGGATACAATTCTACTACTGGACTTTGTGTCCAACTGATCGGTGAGACGATTAAGTGCGAAGCGGACTCGTGTCGCAGAGTGTATCCATTGCGGGACTTTATAGGTACGCAAACCTGTGAATCATGTACATCGGCAGGATAGAAGGAttcttgactttgaagCTTGCCCacgaagttgaagaagccaaaaaaGGTAACTATGTACTCGTAAATTACATCTGCATAATGTATTTCGTCCTTATATATAGATTTATCCGGCAGCCGGTTTATGCTGTAAATTGGACAATCTTCACAATtcttttatttatttatttccGACGGAAGTCAACGACAAAGGGAGAGAGGATGTAGAACGAGGGCATCACTGCACCTCATGCATAGGTAGTCGGTAGAGGGATGGGGAAAACTCGTCGAGCTTTATACACCCCGTGTCCTTTGTGTCTCGtattttcccttttttgaTCCGACAGGCTCGGGCACAAAAGCACATTATGAAGACACATACACACGAGGAACGGGGGCTGACTGGACGACAAGCTCATGCGTGGCTCATCATCTATCATGAGGTATACCAATAAGCTTTATCTGTcctccttccatcttccatctcactTTGCGATAAAGCTTCGCATGTTCTCTGTCAAGCCGTTTAATCCCGCTacaggaggatgaggtttGACTCGATcatgaaaaaaagggtgTGTCGTTTGAAAGGTAAGCAAAAAGCCCACGATTGCATGGTGTGACGAGAAATGAGAATAATGCCGAGCAAGCAAAGGATAAGATGGATTGCAGTCGGCGGGGGTCCGTGACCCGTGCGTATAAGGCACACAGGGTCAAAAAAAGGGACGAGGGCGCGCCGTCTTCCTGGGTCCGagtccttttcttttatcTGCGATCTCTGCGACCCGTTCAATCAAAAAAGATACAGGTGAGATCGTTTGTATGCATATAGAGGAtgcttttcatcatcaaagaTCATAGCATCATGCTTTTTTGACATCTACATCTCGTCGTTCTGTCCAACGAATAGGACCACTAAATCATGTCTTCCTTGCTATCGCtgcctctcctcttcccgctTGGGCTTTCAGCCTTTACGGTCCATCTTCTAGTCTCCACTCTCGGCCCCAGACCAAAGTCTCAGCGTGATGCCCTCCCATCATATCTCGTCCCGTCAATTGCAACGCACGGCCGGCTTTTACCTGCTTCATCACGCAATGCCTTTAGCTACCCTTGTCTCCATCTTGCTGTCGATATCGACTCTCTTGCCAGTGGGTGTCTCGACTTGCCTTTCCGAGTCTTCAAATATGGTGGGAGCCCTTTTGGCAAAATATTGGGCTTGAGAGCAGAGAGATACCTCACAAAGGGTAGTGAGACATATCGTGAAAAGCTCGAGAAATTATTGGGCAAGCATGGCATagcaaaagaaagaatgggaaaggTCTGGTTGACAACAATGCCTAGTCTGCTCGGATATGAAGGGGATAACCCTCTGACTACGTGGTACATCTATGAGAATGTTAcagagggaaaggaaggaaaactCTTGGCTATTGTACTGGAAGTACACAGTGCCTTTGACGAATCGTACGTTAACTCTTCTGATACTGGCCAGACGTTGCTAACCGATATACATAGTCATTCTTACACCCTCACACCAGACTCACCGTTGAGACATGAGCCAGCCAAGGGGTACGTTCGGTTGCTGGTAGTATATCTTTCGAAGGGTCTGACAGACGATCAGTTACGACTTTGGCTTCACTATTCCCCGATCATTCCACGTTTCCCCGTTCAACTCGCGAGATGGTTATTACCGAGTTGACATCATTAATCCCTTCCCTGTTGGGCACACTAAAATCCCAGGCTTTGTGCCCAGCTTCAAAATCTTCTTGAGAGTGCTTTCGACCGACAAGAAGATCAAATTCATGGCTAGCTCGATCTCTGGACCGTCAGCGCCTCTTAGGCTTGAACGAGGGATGAAATCGGTTGCTGATGTTTTGTGGGCGCTGACAAAATGGCCGGGTACATTGTTCCTAGTGAGGGCCAGGACCAATTGGCAGGCTTACGTCCTCCATTACCGAAAGAACCTTGCGCTTTACCCTAGACCCGAACCGATCAACTCTTTCTCGGCTGGTCTGTTCAATCAGACTGAGAAAGATGAGCACGGGGTGGGTGTGCCTCTCCAGAGAGCCCCAATAACGTCTACAGAAAAGAGGGCACAAGAGGTAGTCTGCAAGTGGGCGGCACGACGGGCTGAAGAAGTGAGAGTAAGGCTGGAAATTGAATTTGAGGATGATAGAGATAAGGTGCAGTTAGGGCCCcagggaaaagaaacgTTGAGTATCAAAACGGCCGACTCGGACTTCTTCAACGACTTGTTGATAACACCATCGCCCCAGCATTTCCTGATTCTTGCTCACGAGCGATATACAGCCATCTCCAATCCATCACTATTCGAAGAATTTTTCTCGGCGCCCATTGCCTCACAAGCCGATTGGGTTTCGAGCTGCACCAACGCCATCCGCCGTCGATACTTTGTCCACCTTTACTCGTATTCccacctccctcctcctccatctaTCCCTCCTATAACAGGCGAATTTTCCCACTTTAGCGACAGcactttcctttctttccgGGACAGACTCAAGGTGCTGCGGGCGGTGTTCTGGACATGGTATGGACATAATGGGCTAGAATGGATATTTGGGTTCCTGAGAGGGGCGTTTGTACCGGGCCAGGAGGGCTGGACGGTATGGGACCGGGCGATGAGACGCTCGTGGGGAGAGGACGTGGATGCAGGAGAGGTGCTGGGAACTGTGCGGCTATAGCTCTTATAACATTTTAAATGATGGAATGTGACAGTAACGAAGAGACTACGTATAATGGGAAATGAGAGTGGAGCTTAAATAAACGCGATGCCAAGGCGCGAAGATGTCCTGTGGCGAGATCTGCATTCTCGATATTTGACTGTGCGCTGCGTCGTTGCGGgtttccctcttcctttgtCCCGTGTTCTATATACATCGTCCCGATCACCAACAGTGGCAGCGCACAGACCCCtccctttttcctcctaCAGGCCGGCTATACGCTGTGCTGAATAACCGCCGTTGCCACAGCGCCGTGAGTGCCCCTTCCCTGCCGCATCTCCgtcccatctcatctcGAGGAACCCTGCCCGATCCCACGCTTACGTACGCTCGCCTCTCCAGCAAGCAGTACATATACATCCTCCCCAAGCCACCGCCGCATCCACACTCGCCGCCATGGCCGCGTTCCTCACCACCATATCAGGCGCACCCACGCACTTCGCAAGGCTCCTCTCCACCCGCGCAGTATCAGTCAGTTACTCCTCTTGGCGCTCGCCATGGCCCACCTAGTGCTCATCCTCTCACGTAGTCCAATGTCATATCAGGCGCAGATCCCACCGAGGTCGACCCTTCCAACGTGAGCTGATCGACGTGCGAGATCGTGACTAGAACTGACACGCGCACTAGCCCATCACCCTGTTCATCATCCAGGTGAGCTCTCGACGTCACACGTAGTCCCAGTCTAATGTTTCTAGCTTGTGATCATCATTGTCTTCACCCAAAGTCTAGGATGGGCGTTTAGCTATATGAAGCAACCCAAGGTCATCGCCGAAATCATCGGTGGCGTTATCCTTGGTCCCACCGTCTTCGGCCGTGTCCCACACTTTACCGAACACATTTTTCCTGCTGCTTCATTGAGTTATCTCAACTTGATATCCACAATTGGTCTGGTTctgtttcttttcctcgtcgGCGTTGAAGTCGATGTCGGAGTCATGAAGAAGCATGGAAAAGCAAGCGGTATCATCTCTGCGGCGGGCATGATCTTGCCCTTTGGTTTGGGAGCAGCCATTGCGGTGCCCGTGTACCACAACTTTGTTGACACGGAGAATGTCTCCTTTGGTCACTTTTTACTGTTCGTCGGCGTCGCCATGGCGATCACAGCTTTCCCCGTCTTATGTCGAATCTTGACGTCCACCAAACTCATTGACACCCGTGTGGGAGTGATGGTCCTGGCAGCGGGTGTGGGTAACGATGTGGTCGGCTGGgtccttcttgctcttaCACTTGCCCTCGTTAACTCTCAATCGGGTGCGACTGCGGTATACGTCTTGCTCTGCGCTGTCGGATGGGCAGTCATCCTGCTTTGGCCCACCAGGAAACTCTTTGTCTACCTTGTAAAGCGGACGGGAAGCTTGGAGCATGGACCAACTCCAGGAATGATGGTACTGACCCTGTTGATTGTTTTTGTTTCAGCTTTTGTCACTGATATCATCGGTCAGTTCTGGCTTTACTCATTAAAACATTTTGCTGACTTGCATATAGGAGTGCATCCTATCTTTGGAGGGTTCATCGCAGGATTAATCATTCCTCACGAAGGTGGTTTCGCCATCGCCGttgttgagaagattgatgATTTGGTGTCCATGCTTTTCTTGCCCATTGTACGCGCAACATTTCTGCATCCGAATATAAGCTTACCATTAATTACAGTATTTTGTCCTTTCTGGGCTCCAAACCAACCTCGGGCTTCTTGATACTGGCCGTATCTGGGGATACGTGATACTTCTTTGTGTCGTTGCTTTCTGCGGAAAATTCTTTGGATGTGCAGGTGCTGCCTTGGCCATGAAATATCCCATGAGGGAGAGCATAGCCATTGGCTTGTTGATGAGTTGCAAAGGGTAAGTATTTTCTTGCACCGGCACTTGAACTGACAGTCTGCAGTCTTGTCGAACTCATTGTCCTCAACGTCGGCCTTTCTGCCGGTATTATCGACCAGCAACTTTTTTCAATGTTTGTTGTCGAAGCGGTCGTCCTCACTTTCTTGACCACACCTTGCACACTCGCCGTTTACCCTGAACGTGTCCGTGTACGCATCAGTGACCTTCGTAAAGGCGATCAGGGTGTCGATTCTGAGAAGCAAGTTGGCGGTTCGAATATTGCCGGTGCATCGGGTGGGCGTGAGCACACCAGCAGGTTCTTGGTCATCTTGCAAAAGCTCGAACACCTTTCGGCTGTCATGCTCCTCACACAGATGCTCGAGCCTCCTGTGCCTGAAGCAAGGGAGCCATGGGATGCGGCAGAACATTCCGCAAAAGAGGCCAGGAAGGGTAAAAAATCAATCAGTGATGACGAGTCTATCAACTCCCATTCCAATACCGTCACCACTCTTCACCACTCTCATCACCATAGCGATAGCAAGCACAATATCCTGCACCGAGTCGGACATGTTACTCACCCCTCAGGAGACCTTCCTCGTCTCGACGCTCTCAAGCTCGTTGAGCTCACTGGTCGTACATTCTCCGTCATGCAATCTGCCGAGAAGGATCAGCTGCTTCACTCGGATAATGCCTTGCAACTCTACCGCCAATTCGGTCGATTACGAGGTTTGGAAATCTCACCGCACATCTCTATCGTGGGACAAGATTCTTTCTCCCAAGCGGTGGCAGACTACGCGACGGATTTAGGTAGCGAGCTAGtcattcttccttggaCCGTCCCTACCCAAGGGGGTAACCCTGAGCTTATCGATCCCTCTGTtggaagcagcagcagcactACGGTCTCCCAGTTTGATACCATCTTTGGCTCTGAATCCGCTGGTTCCCCCATGTACTCTCACTTTGTCCGTCGCGTATTTTCCGAATGTCCGAGCGATGTCGCCCTATTTGTCGATAGGGGCTTTGGAGGCGCCTCTAGCTTCAAACCTGGCTCTGGGCAACACATTTTCATGCCATTTTTTGGCGGGCCTGATGACAGACTTGCGTTGAGGTTTGTGGTACAACTGTGCGGTCACGCGGGTGTAACTGCTACTGTTGTCAGAGttcagaaggaagaaggggatggagaagatgaagaggttaGCCGCGGTTTGGATGGTGACAAGTCGAATGTCGCATTACATCAAGCTGCTTTGCAGTCTAATCAGCTCACTGTCGGCGGCGCAACTCAATACCCCGAGACTCAAGCTCGTCTTCAATCAGATACTGCCGACTCTCTCGCTTGGTCGTGCTTTTCATCACCTTCCGTCTCcccttctcgtcctcttcacctcgAAACGGCTCTTTCCCGCATTTCATTCCactccaccacctctcaCCAGCCTCTTACATATGCTTTTACCTGTGCCGAGAGCGCCATGCGAGCCACATCCGCGCACGCCAAGACTTGGAGACCCATGTTGATTGTTGCTGGACGTGGACGACGCGGAGCCGCTATCAGCCACGAAACAGAACTGAACAGGGTGCTGGCTGCAAAATCGCTCAACCCCAGTATTGGTGCGGAACTGAGGAAGACGGTCGGTGACGTTGCTGCGGGGATGATTCTTGGTGGAAGTGCGCCTGGTACGGCGAGTTACTTGATCATGGGAGCTGGAAAACGATGATCAACTGATATTTTGGGTGATTTGTATCTTCTATATCCAAGTTTTTTAGACAAATATACCAGTTGTTACATTTATCCTGTATTGTGTATAGTACATGTCCATGCAATCTATGCAAAACTTAAATGTCTAGACTTGGTATAGTTCTGTTGACTTCTTTGATCAATTCGCTCGCGACACTCGCGCCCTGCTCTAACAACCCTCTGACACGACCAGCATCCAGACCGTCAGGACCTTCTAATCGCAAACCACAAAGTTTGGGCTTTGAAATGTCGTGGGCACTCGAGggcttgaagaaaaggtggaTACGGGTAGGACAGGCAGACTCTTCTTGAGGTGTAGCATCCAAGAAAATGTTGGGAGAACTGGGCACCTGTCGCGGGATATGTCAATGAACTACAGATAGACATTGGACAAACGTACCATGTTCAATGTCACAAGCACAGGTAacgcttctcttccctccaaaaACTCAacaccttctccatcttccatgTCCAGATCCCAGTCTTCAGATCCTCTCGCAAtcattttcccttttccttttcctttggtaGTGGCAATAGCTGCCTTGATGCCGCTCATGTCTCCCCTTCCAACATCAACTCCATCAATGGCATCCTCTCCAGATTCGCCTGCCCAAGAGATGACCTTGGTTTTAGGAACTTTGAGGTCAGCAAAAGCTGCACGAGcagcgaggatgagggcGGAGGGGATGTTACCAGAGGAGGACAGGACGGTaaggtggagatggggTTGAAAATATTTCTTGttgggaagaatgggaagagcTGGGATGGAGGGGATGAAATGGGAAGTGACAATGGAAGTTAAATGGGTAGAAAGAGCAGAAAGCGATGGGGCAGAGATACTGGGAAACGCTTGAGGGGTTCTACGAGCTATACTTAGTTTCAAGAGGCAATATGCTGTCGCAGAAGAACCTACACATCAACTTCGACTTTTGTTCTCCACTTTTCCTGATCCTTGATTTGCTGTCCAGTAATGTCGATAACCTCCAGCTTTATACCACAGACCACCTCTGTTTCCCCCAGCTTGACCTGAGAGCTACCATTTGCTTGCGGAAATACGCCGTAGGAAATTTGAATGGGCCTAGAAGCGAAGAGAGGGCGGGCATCGTTTCTTGTGGGGTATGAGGGATGTGCCAGAGAGGTGACGATGTAAGATGTTTCGGCCGGAGAGAGCGCTGGGAGTGGAATAGACattgcctttttttcctgAGTGGAAAAGAAATATAGAGTAAAGTATAGAGATTTGTTGGAGGCTGCCAAAATGATAGAGAACAGTGGACCCGATCCAAAATACCGTGGGAAAGCTGCGTTTCTGAGATTTCTACATGAGCTGAAATCGCATCGCGAAATGTAAACAATTATCACAATGACTATAAAACAGCCAAAACCACTTCAAATACGCCTCCCATTCCGAGTGCCTAGGCCAAATAAGACCACTACTGATGTAAGGGTGTGCGGAATGTGAGTGTTTCTGTCACACGGCTGGGTTGATACTGACATCCAGTGTAGATGTCGAAAGAATGATAGCAAATACACCTGTCCCAGGTGCAACGTCGCATATTGTTCATTAGATTGCTTCAAAAATGAGGTAAATAGACCATCTATTCCACGGTATCCCGTCCTAATGCTTTACAGTCTCACGCACAATGCTCAGAGCCATTCTACAAAACCACCGTCTTAGACTCAATATCTGCCGACCCTAAAGCGGGGCTCGAAGAGAAGCGGGCGATGATGGAAATGCTGAGAAGGTTCGAAGAAACTGAAGCTGAGGGAGGGAATGGTttggaagagctggagagcgaagatgaggaggatgaattGATAACCAGACTGCAAGGAATTGATATAGGTGGGTCATGAAGCTCATGATCGCCACCTGGTGCTAATAAAGGCTGTAGATTCCTTGGACAGTAATGAGCTGTTCAAACTTCTCCCACCAAAACATCGTGATGCTTTTATACAAGCGCTTCAAAATCCGGATTCTGAAGAAGCCAAAGTTCTCCTCGAATCGGCTTCAAATGAATTGATACCCCAGGGGCCGGATTTGTTACCATGGTgggagagtgaagaagctTTGGACGATGGGGAAAATGAGAGTGGGGAAGACAAGGTTGAGCCAGAGCCAGGTCTGATACCTCAAgaacttcttcttgggatAAAGCCTCCAGAGGGAGTAGGACGAAAACTGGTGTACAATGCCATTTCCATAGGGTAAGTGAGCTTGTCTACTCGTATGATCTTGAATTCACACTTTTGCAGTATTGCCTATATCCATACACTCTTATCATTCCGCCTCCCTTCTCTGTCTCCCACTCACCTCGCCTCGCAAGATCTCGAAACTCTGGACATTAAAACTTGTCTTGGTGAACTTGTCCCCTTTCTGATTGATCCAAAATCGACCGTGCGATACGAAAGCATTGGTTCTGCATGGGGCGCTGTATGGGAATCTATTGGATCCGAAATGGTTAGTTGTGTGGTTCTACTTTCAGACGGGTTTGATCTGATTTTGGACAAAGTCCTCGCCACCTAGCGCGCAGATACTACAACAACTCCTCTCTATCATATCTTCTCTTGTTCATCCGCCAATCACCACTCCATCATATCCTAAATTACTTCTAATCCTCTCAGACATATATCACCTCTACACGATACCACCTGGTAAGCTAGGTGCTGCTGTTCCAAGGAAACTGGCGTTCTATGTGAAAGCTCTTGAGCAATTAGAAAGGAGTGAATGGTTGGAGCTGGAAAATGGAATTAGAAAAGAGTTGGATAAGCTTGAGCAGGAAGAGAATCGAGAGAATCAAGTAGACGTAAAGAAGGACAATGAGCAGTTGAAAATTGTCTAGGCGATGATATTGTATCAGGTAACAAATAGTTAATtgggatgatgagatggggTATACATCTTTTTAGATCGTACATCTTACAAACAGTGCCGAAACAGCATGACATGTACTCTAAATGCAAACAGTCAAatgttgttgtttttcAGTCACATTATatcacctttttttccactGCCTAAGCGGCCATTTTCGTACCTCCACTAGCTAACCAGCGCCTAGTCTCTTGCGACCTAGGGCTCACATGTCGAGGATCAGCGGACAAGAGTTGCTTGCTCGCGGGACCTATCAAACCGGCATCATAGTCTTTGAGGTGGTTGGAGACAATGTCGGCAAGGGCGCGGATGAATATGGGAGAGTCGttgagagaagaggctCGTGTCAAGTGAACACCGAGCTATTGACGGTCAGTCAGTATAACTTCGCTCATCGATCATATTGAACGGTTCACCTtttcagcctcttctttgacctCAATATCAAGCTCATAGAGGGTTTCGATGTGATCACTGGTGAAGGCGACGGGAACGAGACAAATGTCCTTGGTGCCCGCCTTGGCGTAACCCTCAATGGCCGCGGCGGTCTGAGGTCCTTGCCAGGCTTTGGGACCGACCTTGGATTGCCATGTAAGACGCCAAGGGTTGGAGAAGTTGAGCTTGGACATGACGGCCCATACTGTAGCGGCAACTTCGGCAGTGTATGGGTCACCGCGGCTATGACAAATGTAAGCGCTACTCTTGGTCATGACTGGGTTTAACATACTTGACAATGtcaagagggagagagtgagcagagaagagaatggtGACATCACCTCGTCGGTCTTCCGGGTAAGTCTGTAGGGCAGCTTTGATGTTGTGTGCAAAAGCCTGTCTGGATGTAAGTCTTTTCCCATGTCAAAGCAATTCACAGACTCACCTCTACCAGTCCAGGGTGAGTGGGCCATCGGTCAATAACGCTCCACTTGACTTCGCCGTTTCCGCCCCAGCCTAGCTGTTTCACCTGTTTGTAAAGTTCATTCAAACTACTGCCAGTAGTAGAGCTACTGTATTGAGGATATTGGCTGAAAGCAACGGCCCTCTGTACGCCATCCTGCTTCATCTCTGCCAGGGCATCTTCGGTGAGGGTCTTGGCATATCGGAAAGCAACATAAGGTTTGTGTGGCGCCGATTTGGGGTTAAGCTCATCCAATAGAGAGCACATGGCAGCGCCTTGAACCTGAGTCCATTTGAGGATAGGAGAACCGCCGCCAATGGCGGAATATTGCTCTTCGATGGAAGGGGTTCGACGCTTGGCGATGAGGGGGGCAAGGAGGGGCTGGAAGGGCAGAGGAATAAGGTCGTTATCATGGAATAAACGCGAAAGAAAGTCGTGAACTTCGGGAACCTGCCGCAATGGAGTTAGTCTCTGCCCTGTATTCACTCGGGACTAAGGGCTTCAACGCTTACAGTTGAAGGTCCACCCATGTTCATCATAAGAACAGCTATAGTATGTTAGATTTGGCCAAAAGTCGACACCATTAGTACTGACCTGTTGGTCTATATAAACAGTCAGTACATATATACACACATTTATGTTTTAGTTGGACATTTAGGACTCACGGTTTTGAGCCAACTGCAGGTCCATCTCTCACGGTGGCCAGGAATCTTTGGCGAGCGATGGCAGGGGGGGCGAGACGGAGcctggaaga encodes:
- a CDS encoding expressed protein: MSSLLSLPLLFPLGLSAFTVHLLVSTLGPRPKSQRDALPSYLVPSIATHGRLLPASSRNAFSYPCLHLAVDIDSLASGCLDLPFRVFKYGGSPFGKILGLRAERYLTKGSETYREKLEKLLGKHGIAKERMGKVWLTTMPSLLGYEGDNPLTTWYIYENVTEGKEGKLLAIVLEVHSAFDESHSYTLTPDSPLRHEPAKGYDFGFTIPRSFHVSPFNSRDGYYRVDIINPFPVGHTKIPGFVPSFKIFLRVLSTDKKIKFMASSISGPSAPLRLERGMKSVADVLWALTKWPGTLFLVRARTNWQAYVLHYRKNLALYPRPEPINSFSAGLFNQTEKDEHGVGVPLQRAPITSTEKRAQEVVCKWAARRAEEVRVRLEIEFEDDRDKVQLGPQGKETLSIKTADSDFFNDLLITPSPQHFLILAHERYTAISNPSLFEEFFSAPIASQADWVSSCTNAIRRRYFVHLYSYSHLPPPPSIPPITGEFSHFSDSTFLSFRDRLKVLRAVFWTWYGHNGLEWIFGFLRGAFVPGQEGWTVWDRAMRRSWGEDVDAGEVLGTVRL
- a CDS encoding potassium:hydrogen antiporter, putative; the protein is MAAFLTTISGAPTHFARLLSTRAVSSNVISGADPTEVDPSNPITLFIIQLVIIIVFTQSLGWAFSYMKQPKVIAEIIGGVILGPTVFGRVPHFTEHIFPAASLSYLNLISTIGLVLFLFLVGVEVDVGVMKKHGKASGIISAAGMILPFGLGAAIAVPVYHNFVDTENVSFGHFLLFVGVAMAITAFPVLCRILTSTKLIDTRVGVMVLAAGVGNDVVGWVLLALTLALVNSQSGATAVYVLLCAVGWAVILLWPTRKLFVYLVKRTGSLEHGPTPGMMVLTLLIVFVSAFVTDIIGVHPIFGGFIAGLIIPHEGGFAIAVVEKIDDLVSMLFLPIYFVLSGLQTNLGLLDTGRIWGYVILLCVVAFCGKFFGCAGAALAMKYPMRESIAIGLLMSCKGLVELIVLNVGLSAGIIDQQLFSMFVVEAVVLTFLTTPCTLAVYPERVRVRISDLRKGDQGVDSEKQVGGSNIAGASGGREHTSRFLVILQKLEHLSAVMLLTQMLEPPVPEAREPWDAAEHSAKEARKGKKSISDDESINSHSNTVTTLHHSHHHSDSKHNILHRVGHVTHPSGDLPRLDALKLVELTGRTFSVMQSAEKDQLLHSDNALQLYRQFGRLRGLEISPHISIVGQDSFSQAVADYATDLGSELVILPWTVPTQGGNPELIDPSVGSSSSTTVSQFDTIFGSESAGSPMYSHFVRRVFSECPSDVALFVDRGFGGASSFKPGSGQHIFMPFFGGPDDRLALRFVVQLCGHAGVTATVVRVQKEEGDGEDEEVSRGLDGDKSNVALHQAALQSNQLTVGGATQYPETQARLQSDTADSLAWSCFSSPSVSPSRPLHLETALSRISFHSTTSHQPLTYAFTCAESAMRATSAHAKTWRPMLIVAGRGRRGAAISHETELNRVLAAKSLNPSIGAELRKTVGDVAAGMILGGSAPGTASYLIMGAGKR
- a CDS encoding ferrochelatase, putative, giving the protein MTAIQRPISVFARPLLPSSSRLRLAPPAIARQRFLATVRDGPAVGSKPPTAVLMMNMGGPSTVPEVHDFLSRLFHDNDLIPLPFQPLLAPLIAKRRTPSIEEQYSAIGGGSPILKWTQVQGAAMCSLLDELNPKSAPHKPYVAFRYAKTLTEDALAEMKQDGVQRAVAFSQYPQYSSSTTGSSLNELYKQVKQLGWGGNGEVKWSVIDRWPTHPGLVEAFAHNIKAALQTYPEDRRGDVTILFSAHSLPLDIVNRGDPYTAEVAATVWAVMSKLNFSNPWRLTWQSKVGPKAWQGPQTAAAIEGYAKAGTKDICLVPVAFTSDHIETLYELDIEVKEEAEKLGVHLTRASSLNDSPIFIRALADIVSNHLKDYDAGLIGPASKQLLSADPRHVSPRSQETRRWLASGGTKMAA